The genomic DNA TGGGTGTCGATATCATCGGATCTGGCGCCTTCATCCATGACAATCGAGATGCTGCCATTCGGCGAAATGATGTCTTTCACGAAAAATGCGGTTTCCGACATCATTGGCCCCCATCCGGCTTCATACCAGCCCACGGACCCATCATCGAACATCACCTGAAAATGCCCGTAATTATACATGTCGGGGGCGATTTCCTCTGACAGCCGCAGGCCCATGCCGCGCACCTGCACCGGCTTTGCATCGGTGATCTGGCACATCACATCGACATAATGCACACCGCAATCAACAATCGGCGACATCGTCTGCATCAATTGCTTATGGGTCTGCCAGGTCGCGCCGGAAGATTGCTGGTTGAGGTTGAGGCGGAACACGAACGGCCCACCCAGCGCCCGAGCTTCTGCGATCAAGGTCATCCACGATGGATGGTGCCGCAGAATATAGCCAATCACCAGTTTGCGGCCGGTGGCCTTTGCTGTGTCCGTCACCCGGATGGCATCGTCCACCGTGGTTGCAATCGGCTTTTCCAGAAACACATGAGCGCCCGCCTCCATCGCCGCAATCGCATAGTCGGCATGGCTGTCGGAATAGGTATTGATCGACACCAGATCCGGTTTCAACGCGGCAAGCGCTGCCGCAAAATCCTCATAAAACGGATAGGCTGTCAGGTCTTCCGGTAAATCGACTTTCGACCGGTTCACAAGTCCGATGATCTCAAATCCCGGATTGCTGTGATAGGCCAGCGCATGGCTTTTTCCCATATTGCCAAGCCCGGCGACCAGCACCCGGACCGGTTTTCCGCTAGTGTTCATTTGACCGCTCCTGCAGTAATGCCCCGGATCAGTTGCCGGGAGAAAATCAGATACAGCAGCAGCACCGGAACAATGGCCAGTGACAGCGCCGATAGGATGGCGTTCCAGTTGGTCACAAACTGACCGATGAACACCTGGGCCCCGAGCGTGATCGTCTTGGTTTCCTCGGCCGGCGCCAGAATCAGCGGAAACCAAAGATCGTTCCAGATCGGAATCATGGTGAACACCGCAACCGTTGCCATTGCCGGGCGCACCAGCGGCAACACAAGGCGGAAGAAAATCCGGTATTCGCTGAGCCCGTCAATACGGCCGGCATTTTTCAGATCGTCCGACACCTGCTGCATGAATTCCGACAGGATAAACACTGCAAGCGGCAAGCCCTGCGCGGTGTAGACCAGCACCAGGGCGGTCAGCGTATTGACCAGCCCGCTGGCGACCATCAATTGCAGGATCGCCACTGTGCCAAGCCGGATCGGGATCATGATGCCAAGCGCCAGATAGAGCCCCATCATCCGGTTGCCGCGGAAGCGGTATTCAGACAGCGCAAAGGCGGCCATCGCACCGAACAGCAACACAAAGCTCAAGGACAACACCGTGACGACGAAACTGTTCTGGAAATACAGCAGAAAATCGCCCTGTTTCAGAACCGTTTCATAGCCGACAAGGCTGAAGC from Pararhizobium sp. IMCC3301 includes the following:
- a CDS encoding Gfo/Idh/MocA family protein, with the protein product MNTSGKPVRVLVAGLGNMGKSHALAYHSNPGFEIIGLVNRSKVDLPEDLTAYPFYEDFAAALAALKPDLVSINTYSDSHADYAIAAMEAGAHVFLEKPIATTVDDAIRVTDTAKATGRKLVIGYILRHHPSWMTLIAEARALGGPFVFRLNLNQQSSGATWQTHKQLMQTMSPIVDCGVHYVDVMCQITDAKPVQVRGMGLRLSEEIAPDMYNYGHFQVMFDDGSVGWYEAGWGPMMSETAFFVKDIISPNGSISIVMDEGARSDDIDTHTRTSKIRIHSGQTDADGRFSAPDRLLSMEDEPDHQGLCDREQAFVLKAICEDIDLSRHMQDAVQSLRICMAADESIRSGREIRL
- a CDS encoding carbohydrate ABC transporter permease → MQSARSSVGKSVAAHVILMSYTLIALFPVFVIVINSFKSRKAIFREPLALPNESSFSLVGYETVLKQGDFLLYFQNSFVVTVLSLSFVLLFGAMAAFALSEYRFRGNRMMGLYLALGIMIPIRLGTVAILQLMVASGLVNTLTALVLVYTAQGLPLAVFILSEFMQQVSDDLKNAGRIDGLSEYRIFFRLVLPLVRPAMATVAVFTMIPIWNDLWFPLILAPAEETKTITLGAQVFIGQFVTNWNAILSALSLAIVPVLLLYLIFSRQLIRGITAGAVK